A single region of the Vicia villosa cultivar HV-30 ecotype Madison, WI linkage group LG4, Vvil1.0, whole genome shotgun sequence genome encodes:
- the LOC131596701 gene encoding thioredoxin-like protein CDSP32, chloroplastic, whose protein sequence is MASITHCSNFICKPSIPSSITSLPKFPTLHSLRSSLPNFHPPSLLSHTKTRVVITKATAAPGAKKKDERVQKVHSIEEFDQALQSAKDKLVVVEYATKENPESTEIYPFLVDLSRTCNDVEFILVMGDESEKTKELCKREKVDKVPHFTFYKSNVKIHEEEAIGPDMLVGDVLYYGDSHSAVVQLHNREDVEKLIEDHKVDHKLIVLDVGLKHCGPCVKVYPTVIKLSRQMNDTVIFARMNGDENESCMQFLGDMKVIQVPTFLFIRDGKICGRYVGSGKGELIGEILRYQGVRVTY, encoded by the coding sequence ATGGCTTCAATCACCCACTGCAGCAATTTCATATGCAAGCCCTCAATCCCTTCTTCAATCACATCCCTCCCTAAGTTCCCTACCCTTCACTCCCTTCGTTCTTCTTTACCAAATTTTCATCCTCCATCGCTACTCTCTCACACAAAGACTCGTGTTGTTATCACAAAAGCCACGGCAGCTCCTGGtgcaaagaaaaaagatgaacgAGTTCAAAAAGTCCACAGCATAGAAGAATTCGACCAAGCACTTCAATCCGCAAAAGACAAACTCGTAGTAGTCGAATACGCCACCAAAGAGAATCCAGAAAGCACCGAGATATACCCTTTCTTAGTCGACCTCAGTCGAACCTGCAACGACGTTGAGTTCATCCTCGTCATGGGAGACGAATCCGAGAAAACCAAAGAACTCTGCAAAAGAGAAAAAGTAGACAAAGTACCTCACTTCACTTTCTACAAAAGCAACGTAAAAATCCACGAAGAAGAAGCTATTGGACCTGACATGCTTGTCGGAGACGTGCTCTACTACGGTGACAGCCATTCAGCGGTGGTGCAACTTCACAACAGAGAAGATGTTGAGAAACTTATCGAAGATCATAAGGTTGATCATAAGCTTATCGTGCTtgatgttggattgaaacattgtGGTCCTTGTGTTAAGGTTTATCCGACAGTGATAAAGCTGTCGAGACAAATGAATGATACGGTTATTTTTGCGAGGATGAATGGTGATGAGAATGAAAGCTGTATGCAGTTTTTGGGGGACATGAAAGTGATTCAAGTTCCAACGTTTTTGTTCATAAGAGATGGGAAGATTTGTGGAAGGTATGTTGGTTCAGGGAAAGGGGAGCTTATTGGTGAAATCCTTAGGTACCAAGGGGTGCGTGTTACTTATTAA
- the LOC131596704 gene encoding glutathione S-transferase-like: MATPVKVYGPAFSPTVSRVLTCLNEKDIQFQLVPVNMSKGEHRSPNFLKIHPFAQVPAFQDDDITLFESRAICRYVCEKHIEKGNRELYGTNPLAKASIDQWLEAEGQSFNPPSSTLVFQLAFAPRMNVKQDEGVINQSKEKLKRVLDVYDRKLGETRYLAGDEFTLADLSHLPNIHYLVGTDDDTASLFTSERENVTRWWTEISTRESWKKVVDLYPKP, translated from the exons ATGGCAACTCCAGTGAAAGTGTACGGACCAGCCTTTTCTCCCACGGTCTCCAGAGTGTTGACATGTCTGAACGAGAAAGACATTCAATTCCAACTGGTTCCTGTCAACATGTCCAAAGGAGAACACCGAAGCCCTAATTTCCTCAAAATCCAT CCTTTTGCCCAAGTACCTGCATTTCAGGATGACGACATTACCCTCTTCG AATCTAGAGCGATATGCCGGTATGTTTGTGAGAAACACATAGAGAAAGGAAACAGGGAACTGTACGGTACAAACCCACTGGCAAAAGCATCTATAGATCAATGGTTGGAAGCTGAAGGACAAAGCTTCAACCCACCCTCATCAACTCTGGTGTTTCAGCTTGCCTTCGCTCCTAGAATGAACGTGAAGCAAGACGAAGGAGTAATCAATCAGAGTAAAGAAAAGCTCAAGAGAGTGCTCGATGTGTACGATAGGAAGCTTGGGGAAACTCGATACTTGGCTGGTGATGAATTCACACTCGCAGATCTTTCTCATCTTCCTAATATTCATTACTTGGTGGGTACTGACGATGATACGGCTTCTCTGTTTACTTCGGAGAGAGAGAATGTGACGAGGTGGTGGACGGAGATATCCACGCGTGAGTCGTGGAAAAAGGTTGTGGATTTGTACCCAAAACCTTGA